The Glycine soja cultivar W05 chromosome 4, ASM419377v2, whole genome shotgun sequence genomic sequence AAAGATTTACAACTTACACAGTATACATATTGGGAGAAAACCCTAACCAATTTGAAGCTCCTAATTTTACCTCTCAGCTTATACTTAACAATCATGGTAGTAAATCTATGAGAGGAAATACTAGTGCTTACACTTGTAATATAAGTTATTCATTGATTGTTCTCTCTCGGGTTCGCACgtattcttttgtatttttccaAATTCCAGGTTCGTTGCTTGAAGGTAAAGATCACCACACCATCCTTTGTTTATATACGAGTCTTTTGCCTGCCAACTAATGGTGTCATAAGTTCAGTTTTCAGTTTATAGCAAAATATCATAACAGCAAACCTGTTACATCAGAACATATCAAAACCCCAACCTGATTCTCAAAAATTCACCTAAAGCTTTCCACAGAACCAAGTCAACACACTATAGCAAAAGGAGGATCAAACAGAGAAGGATCAAACAGAGAATGACGCACATACTCATTTTTGTTCTTAATATGAATAAACAAGAATAGCCTGTATGGTCATTAAGAcaagaaaagtaatgaccatgaTTAACTTATGATTAACAGTAACACATTCAGCGTAGTAAAAGTTATTGGCAATCATAACAAGTGCCGATAAAGGCCCTATTTAAACCAAGAACATTCAGTGacaatttcggcagcatttttAATGACCATTAAAAGTGAATTTTAGACAACCTATTACACCCGTTTACAATCCTTCAATTGTGGCAGGTAAAAGTTTCAGAAGACTTATAACAGAAATAACTATAGCCAGTAAAAGTTATTGGTTTTTTTCTTAAATctggtttatttttttctaagatataaaatgttttattaacgTTAATATAAATCATACTAACAGAAAAAGATATTTCATAAAATTCACAACCAGAaagtaaccaaaaaaaaaaaccacagccagaaaaaataatattgtatcaAGTATCAACCATTAATTCACGAGTATTACTATTATGaggaaaagataaaaactaagtcatttaaacttaataattaatgtcattaattccaaaacatagtTTATAAACTTCAACTCTCAATCATAATGTGTAGTGTTCCACAATTAGCTTTGTGATGATCATAGTGTATGACttgaaacaataaaataaaaaacattatttttaaaataacatgtgACAAGAAtagatgttcaaagagaattATATAATCATGATATAATCACAATCCAAATAAAATActgaattattataattataaaatctttaaaatttcAATGTTAAAGAGGTGtctcttttagtctttataatccttgaaaataataacttttcgATCTGTAGCTGCAGAAGCAAATGATGGCCACTAAATCACCTTTCAATGAAAAGAAACattattaaaacataaaaaagatagCATAATCTTATAGTGTCACTAAAGAGTGCACCACAATCAAAGAGAAGATGTTATATATCTATCTTTAcatatatagtattttttttataagacaaaatttattatatgatgGACTACAAGGAGTATCCTTGTCCATTACATTCTTGTGTgttcaaaaaataacataacaagaCAATTAGTGATCACCACTCATAAGAATGACATGGATGTATTTTCCAACCTATAAAATGGACCCCAAGCAAAGGACAGAAATTATGCAACAATGGATACAAACCATAACATGAACACCACGAGAGATAAATACAAATCCTTTATaaaattctaattcaaattggcTAAAATACAGGTACCATCCAGTACCACCCCCAACTCACTAATAAATCCACCCTCACAGAAGCATGGCTATGAAGgcaatatttatttaagttcaTTTATAATTGATAGCAATTGaactttaaaaacattaaatgagTAAGCAGTGGTTGCATTGCTTTGTGTTGTGCTCCCAAATCCATTATCCACCTTTTATATAAACCATATAATATTGAACACTAAACCTAAATTTATGACAGCTAAATCAAAGATATTTTATTCAGTactaatcttaaaaaaaaatcttgaaacgAGATGAATTGAAGATCAACTGCACAACAGCCGTGTTATTGAATTAAgtttttcaatcaccaaaatCATATTTATGTAGATCCCTTTTTCCTTAAGCCCATGCACTGTCAATTCAAATAGTCATTCAAAAGTGAAGGAATAACCCACCTCCCCTCCCACACCTTGATATGACCAACAACCATAGACGTTAAAAGGGAATGAATATCAATGAAACACCAGTGTGCAACGATTGTTAAGAATTAATTGGGAAATGATTTTAATTGAAGTATTGACTTAGAAGCTCAGTTATATATTCAATCAAGTAAACGAcggtagattttttttatcagaaaaataaatattaagaaagAGGGTAAAGGGTACCTGACCCTTACAAATAAAACCCTCCACCTGAAAGTTTTCCAACTCAATATATACCCAAACATTGaagcagttaaaaaaaaaaaaaaacctgtggtgctaagaagaaaacaaaaagctgCAACGTTTTTGACATAGTGCCCCCACAAACCCACTTACCTGAACTATACCAATATCACAGCAAACAAATATATTAGTAATAGTGAACCAATTGAAGAGTAGTTTAAAGTACCACACTCCATGTATCGAGGCATCGTATAGCTTATGTAAGGTATTTATGGAATGTGTTTTTCTAAATTGTCCTTGAAAATTTCGCTTTGCAATTGCAAGCTTCAATAGAAAAATAACTGACAGGATTAATTCTTGAACCTGTTCAGCAAAAAAATTGTTCCTAGGGGTCTTTCACATTTATCAAGAAATCTTATCACTTCCATTTAGTACATTCTGCTTTTTGTATGGGCAACTGGATGCAAAAACTCCATTCCCTTGTCATCTCAGATTTGACTTCGTATTCCACTAAACCAAAATTGCACAGTTGAGACATATAAAAGGCTgctattaaataattaagaactaTGTCTTTGTGTGTCACCTCCATAAGGGCATTTATGTTATAATAATCATCCAATGCATTTTCTTACAtgcctaacaaaaaaaaaatactcttagCCTAGGGTtccataagtaaaagcctttaTGTGCTAGAACTCCCAAAAACTGCTACTTCACTAGGCTAAGAGTAGCAAAGAGAAACCCTAGCATCAAATGGGAAAATTATCAGAGCAAACCAATAGCGTCAAATGGGAAAAAGTgcaaagagagagagattcGTAAATTACTGAGAAATCTGTGTGGCACGCTAGTCGTTGTGAGGAGAGAAACCCTAGGCTAAGCGTAGAAAGGAAGAAACCCTAACGCCAAATGGGAAATTATCAGGCAAAAGCAAACCaaatgggaaaaaaaacaaagagagaaaGATTAGTAAATTACTGAGAAATCTGTGGCACGCTAGTCGTTGTGGAGATAAACCCTAGGCAGATCGTGTAGCTGGAGGCACGGTGATTCCAGCAAAATACAGAAACCATAGGCACAGTGATACTAGgtgaaaatgatgaaaaggTGAGATTCTAAACATGACTGAGAACCGAGATTCGCAAATTGGGAAGGAGTTTCTACTATTGAGAGTGGCAGTGGGATAGAATTGGGGCAAAGGCTAATTGTTATGATCGATTTAGGGCACAGGTGGACGATGATGAATTGAGGAATCAGAGGGATGGGAAACGCTGTGCTAATGTTTAAAGAAAAATGGATGAGGGAGATGCATTTTGGAGGAGGGTCACCGAGGGTTATCAGAAACTATTGAAAATAATTGTCATTATTAACTACAATTTTACTAACTAATACTTATTCATTAGTCGCAATAACtttagaatagaaaaagaaatactaCTGGCAAATTAGTTTATTGTGGCTAAATAATTGTCATTAAATACAACTTTCGGTCTAATGAATGAATAAgctattttattatattctaatttattatttggtgaattaataaaatagaataaatttatCCTTTTTACTTATACTGTCCTATTTACTGATTTAAAAATGATCACAAGAGAGTTAGatttagaagaagaagacaTTGTCATTTAGCTGCACACACAAAGGATATACGTTACCAGAGATGGTTttgttctagttttttttttttttaatagagatGGTTTTGTTCCAGTGATTCCAAAGAATGAGTTAAAATCGGTGTTTATTGTTTCCAAATATAtaaattccataaaaaaaaaaaacacttcattaaattaagattataatttatttaaattatcaattattaataCTGATTCATCACTCCATCAATTAGAATTCTCCTTACAGGcaattcataaatttaaaacgaaatcaaattaaactagATCGGAAAAGTCTTAAATCAAACAAGAGTATTATTGTCTTTTATTATTGGCGGATGCACCCAAACATCTCAAAATGCCTTCACTTCCTGGCTTCATCATCATTAGCACTTGCTTCCTTTGCGTTCGCATTTTCATCTTCCGCAGGCTTCTCTTCCTGCAAGAAACCATCAAACAAACACCCGAAAATCCCTTActaaaggggaaaaaaatcccaaaattcATATAACTCCTTacagatattttaaaatatatatataattcatcaAAACGCTTACAGTAACAGCATTAGGAGCTTTTTCCTCTGTAGCAacctaaatatataaataaatatctcaaaataagtcatgaaaaaaaaaaagatagcgATAGATAAATAGAACAAACTCTACACTTACCGCAacaaagggaaaagaaaactcTTCTTCAAACTCCATCTCCGATAACATCCTTTATAAATGGATTAATACAAAATTAGTACAAAGAAGTATATATATCCTGAACCAGATATatacatgaattactcaaatatcatgcatgtaattacaaaagattaaaaaacgAACAACAAATTGGAAAATTCAAACATGCaattagcttatgcatctaCCAATTTTGGGACTGGTCTCTTCAATGTTAGGAGTGGGGGGCGGAGTAGGGGGGAAATTTCTGCATTTCAACTAGAGGAGGGGGTTGGCTGGAGTTGCAATTGCATGCCATAATAATGGAGTATAATAGCTACTTGCAAGTGGTGCGTGTTAACATAAATGTATATTTgtctatttattaataaaaatatgtgagAGAACCATAaagatgataataaaaattttgaaatttgaatagttttttttaagttggATCAAAGACGAGAGACTAGATATGTCCCTTAATTTATtgggttaaaaattaattttattcacaaGTGGTGTGAGTTAGCATAAATACACATTTATctatttactaataaaaatgCGTGAGAAAAGCATTAAGATGGTaataaaaagtttgaaatttgaatagttttctttttgttaggAACCACATGTGTCTTTCAATCCATTGAGTTAGAGATTAATCTCACTTGAAATGATATGTGTTAGCATGAATACATATTTGCCTATTTATTAACATAAACGCATGAGAGAACCATAAAGATAGTAATAAAAAGTTTGAAacttaaatagttttttttctaaGTCAAAGATCAAGGACCACATAAGTGTCCCTCAACTCATTGGGTTAGAAATTTATCTTGCTGTGTGTTAGCATAAATGCATATTTGCTTATTTATTAATAGGGATGTGTGAGAGAACCATAAAGATGGTaataaaagtttgaaatttgtatattttttgtttgggcCAAGGACCATGGATTATGGGTGTACCTCAATCCATTGGATTAGAGACTAATCTGGTTTGCAAGTGATATTTGTTAGCATAAATGCatgttttcatatttattaatagaAATGTGTGAGAAAACCATAAAGATGGTAAtgaaaagtttgaaatttgaatagtttttttttaggttAGACATTAGGGATTACAAGTGTCTCTCAATCTATTGGGTTAGAGACTAATCTGAATCGTGGTGTGCAACTATTGTTGAGCTAGGAAATTTTATATGATGTGAGAATAAAACACATGTTCTTTAgttaaatagattatttttccACGTGTAAATACATGTGAAACCTTACATCGCTGCATCAATTATTTgacttaaaaatttgaatactttagaataaaaaatttctttaacgtgaaaagaggaaaaaatgataaaaaaataatatccacCCCAAATTCATGGTAgaaaagtataagaaaaaaacaaaattataataagtgatttaatgaaaaaaataaatacgtgataaaaaaaaaagatgaaaataaatatataaatgttattACTCAAGtaataaatgtaatatttagggtgaatataaaaaaaatacaaaaaaataggtgtgaaaaaaattaaatttatatgagataataaatagaaattataatatttaaataaaaattgctaaCATAAtactacctttttttttttccttccaccaccaaaaatgtttttccttccaccaccaaaattgtttattaactgatttgatattatttcaatttaaacaAACATCTTAAATTTAAGtctgaatatataattatgtgaaATCATGGAAATGATAACTTTATTATCCAAAATCATCTTACACACCTCGAACAAATTTGACGCAACGTAAGATATATatgttttggaaagaaaaaaaaaagatagtgaATGAGACCTAGGAAAGCTGGTACAAGTGATGTCAGACAGTAAAGCATTAGAAATAAATGCAGGAGCAACATCAAATACACATGCAGCAACATCAAATTTCATTTACTActgtattttatttcttttctctttcctcATTTATTtcactattatattttttattttttttctctttcttatcCCTCTTCTCTCGAACTATATTGTTTTACGCTTTTACTCTTCAACTTTTCAATGTTTGTGTTAGTACTATAAGGTCATTATCAgttatattttgtaatattatatgtttcttttatcAACACCCCTCCCTCTTTCCCAAAGATCTATTTCCTTTCCTTAATGATGGCAGCATCCATCTTGAAACAATCAGTTGCTTTAGTTCAAACCAGGTATAAACATGTGCATATATTAgttcttttaactttttcattcactttttatattttctcttttcgaATAACTTAGATCgatttcattattattgttattttgaaatAGATTTTGATGATAAAGATATGAGCTGTGATGCAAAtcgttaatataataatatagatTTTGATATATTCACGTGTAAAtgaacaatttatttaataataaaatttgtaaatatttttatataaaattttattaaatcaatgacaatcatatatgataaataagattaatttatgacctaataaattaaaaaaataaatgtgataTATGATTCAgaacaaaagaaattaatgcAAATCTAAAGCTTACAAGTATAAACTCCTTCACccaatattttacaaaaaagcctcggacttaaaaatatttattaagctctatattttgcaaaaaaataaaatacgatAATACTAAACATATTCACACCTATAGGTAGCCTTCtgccttaaaaaattatacaaaaaaaaaaaaaaaaaactaaagaggAGAATGTCATTACAAAGAAAAGGTGAGAAATATCAACACCGTTATGAGATAGTTTTGCAAGACTTCATCTTCTCTATTGAACATTTTTGGAGACATCAAAGCATGTTTTTTccatacaaataacaaaaatatgaggACAAAAGGTCCCCCTCTCTGAGGCCTCGTTTAGGAGCAAAAGAAAGGAGTTTGTTTCCATCCCAAAAAATGGCTAAAGATGACAAGGTGACACAAATTACACAGGATTAGCTTGATAGTGTGATTCTGAAAACCAAAAACCCTCAAATATGCAATATCAGAGAGACTAGTCAACTTTATGATAAGCCtgttttagataattttataaaaaaaaattactcttttgttGGTGCACCGAGTAGAGACTTCCCAAAGGATAACATTATCAAAAGTACTTCTACTAGAAACAAAATTGCTCTAAAGAGTCTCAATAATCTCATAAAGGAAAGGTTAAAGTCTCCTTACgtacataatattaatattgaaaTACTATGTTAGATAAAGTAGGATTGATCCGATTTTGTCTCATATATTTCAAGTTTGAGTAGATCATGTTCGAATTTAATCAAATGAcccaaatatataattaaaatgttgggtcgtataaaataaattatgagccCGCCTCAACTAATCATTTACTTTATTTACACGCAAAATGAAAAGATGCATACaattattcatttatatataagGTGATAAATAGTCTATTGCATTACACCATCAACAGAAGAACTCAAGCGGAAATTATGAGATCACAGAGATATCTCAGGGTGTTTTATCCCCAGTGGCAACTGCTGCGAGCAGCTGCATTCCATTGTCATCATCTGCTTCCTGAAACCacatttaaacaataaaaaaactcaacGGCTGGTTTAACTTGAATTTTATCTAATCAaaagtgttttatgtttaattattgAAACACTTACCGAGGATTCTCCTTCAGGGTTTTGCTCGTTAATAGAAACACTAGCAGCTGCAAcctacaatttatatataacataaggaaacaaattataataatatcaaattaaacttaatcaCAATTCATTCCCTTACCGTTAACATTTCCATCTTTTCATCTTGCCTGCTTATTGATTGCCTGCTTAATACCATTGATGAATTTCTTTTACTAAATATTGTTCATACTTAGTGTTCGAGAGaggaaaatattaataacatatttaGTTCCACACAAAAAAGATATATTCATGAATCCAAAGGAGTTAAATCAGTGTTTCTTGTTTCCACATATAAAAAATTGCTTCAACAAATATCTCATAATTAAagctttaatttatttagattACTAATACTGATTCATTTCTCcatttattagaatttttctAACAGGCAATTCGATCGTATATCTAAAACGAAATCAAAACTAGATCGGCCAAAACAAGAGTAGATTGATTTAATTACTGCgtatttaatttccacttatacTATAAATGCAAGTCCATAACAGTAATTGATAATGGAACATATAGCTGCACCCTATCTTCTTACTTTGCTTTCCGCTTCCTAGCTTTGCTATCATTAGGACATGCTATCTCCGGGTTCGACGTTTCAGATTCGGTGGGCTTCTCTTCCTGCAAGAACCATGAAACAAAACACGATATCTACATGAATTGCTCAAATGTGATGcatgtaattaattatataaaattaagaagCCAATTAACcacaaatttttataaaaatggaaaaatcaaacaattaatTAGCTTATTCATCTAGCTAGCTACCCTTGGGGAGGGAGGGAACTCTTCCTTCCCAGAGGAGAAGGAGGAAGGGAGTATTTGAGCATAGATATTGTAATGGAGTATAATAGATACTTGCAAGTGGTGTGTGTTGAGGTAAATGTGAGTTTGCCTATTTATTAAAAAGACAAATGCTTGATGTGAGAATCTGATAAAGATagtaataaaaagtttaaatagtttagataaataaaaaatataaaaagaagtaTATTAATTAGgatatgaaaaaatatgtttttttgtcccaatataattttcatcttatattattttataaacataaagaaaaagtaataaataaataaataaataaataataattttataaaattaatattatattatcattaattcattgataaattttatttttcatcattaatattataaaagatataaataaaaagaaaagtgattaatgataaattgaaaaattaaaataattattttgggataattttttttatcttacacGATGATTATAATGGAATGAAGGGAATAATCATGTGATTGAACATTAGTGGTTAATGTGTTAGAGttaagattgattttttttagtaatactCAACTTTTATTcttgacaaaaataattattaattaaacttttagtaattttttgactgaaatttaaaaaaatacaatgaagGGAGTAATTAATTGTCACACCTCTTTTAATaccttattatatttattagttgTTTCCCTTTCATCATTCATTAAATACTTTATTAtacttattagtttttttttcactgTATGACTCTTCCTCAAATGTAaccattttcatattattttgttCTACAATTTTTTCAAGTTATATTAATACTAAGATTATAATAAAGAGatgtaatttaattgattaaacgATTATTATACATCTgttagtaaaataaagaaaacaacaaaccaGTTTCAACCCGTCAGTAATTTACTCACTTCTAAAAGTTGGTATATGCGTATGTTACTCTAGCACTTAATTAGCTGCGAAATGATAAGTTGATAACActacatataattatttatttatatagaaaTTAATATAGATAGTCTCTTACATCAAATACTACAGAATCAGCCGAACTCAAGCAGGACCATGAGATCAAATCatgtttagttttttctttcacCTCTTTCTCTGTTGGTTGAGTCAAATATAATAGTTTATTAATTAGACCAAGAGATGTATCGATCTCAACTACACTAGAACTTTAAGGACTCTTTCAAACATTTTTCAGtacaaattgatttttattctcAAAATCTATCACAGTGATTTTTCATCAGggtgttgttttctttaattCCGACAAGAAGACCCTCCTTTTTTGATTCCGCCATCTTAAGTCCAGTGGCAGTGGCAGCTTCCTCAGCTTCTTCTCCACCTTCTTCCTAATAAGTCTAGTTGCAACTGTTGCCAGAAGGTTAATTCCATTGTCATTGTTACCTGCTTCGTCCCTcacattattattttcatatccaACAATAGTATTCACTTCCTGAAACtatatttaaacaataaaaaaaaaatcaacaactgTTTTAATTAACTTGAAGTTTCTCCAATTAATCAAAAGCTTTTTATGTTTACTTGTTGAAACTCTTACCGAGGATTCTCCTTCAGGATTTTGCTCGTTAATAAAAACACCAGCACCAACAACCTACGAATCATCAAcaacaaaggaagaaaaaaagagtacataccaatttttatatcataatgaaagaaattattGGTATCATATATACTTTATCACAAGTCACACCCTTACCCTTAACACTTCGAGCTTTTCTTCACCGTTTGGTTCGGTCGGCATGAAATCGGGTTTTTTAAACCTTGCAGGTCGTCTGCTTAACcccattgttgaatttcttttttgtaaatGTTTATAAAGTATTTTAGTGTCCAAGGGAGAAAATGTAATTAGGCAATGGTGCTATAAAGTAGAGAACTATGTATCTGATGAACTAGGATGGGGAAAGCATGCATATCTCTATTGTGCTA encodes the following:
- the LOC114408243 gene encoding uncharacterized protein LOC114408243, which gives rise to MGLSRRPARFKKPDFMPTEPNGEEKLEVLRVVGAGVFINEQNPEGESSFQEVNTIVGYENNNVRDEAGNNDNGINLLATVATRLIRKKVEKKLRKLPLPLDLRWRNQKRRVFLSELKKTTP